The region AAAACCCTTGCCAACGGGGAGCCGTCCACACATGGCGCTTAGCGCACTCACTACTGCGCATCGAACAATCCGAATAAGGCGTCGCCCGTCGCAGTAAGGGTTGGAAATCGTCGATAGGCTACGGTTCCGGCAGCCGCAAATGTCAACGGAACCGGGTCGGAGGGGGTTTCGTCGAGACGATGCACGACACCGGCGGCCTGTCCGGTCGAGACCTTCTCACCCGTTGTGACGAAAGGCTCGAACAGCCCTTGGCAGGGCGAGAATATTGCGCCTTCCCGAATGAACCTCACAAACTGGGTCGGCACTGCCTGCTTTGCTTCGAGATCGGGAGCAATCCCGTACTCGCGAAGAACGCGGGCCAGGCCATCCTCTGCGATCGTGAGCCCGTCGCGTGAAAGGGTAGCGCCACTGCCGAGCTCGGTCGCGATTGCTGGAACGCCGCATTGCTCTGCCGCAGCATAGAGCGTCGATTTCGCGCCGCCCCCCGATCCATCCGTGATGATGCTGTAGGGAGCGGCGAAAACATCAAGCAGCCGCCGAACGGCCTGCGCTTCAACGTCATCGCGACCAGGATGGGCGAGCGTTACTGT is a window of Bosea sp. F3-2 DNA encoding:
- a CDS encoding succinylglutamate desuccinylase/aspartoacylase family protein is translated as MKSRVSSAIDFNALGVQSDHARVPYSSDISAYGWIPVPMICFNGGNGPTALFTAGTHGDEYEGQVALRKLVQLLSRSRVEGRVIILPALNQPAVAAGRRNSPLDGGNLNRVFPGNADGGPTSMIAHYVATELFPMADLVVDLHSGGSSLDYFTVTLAHPGRDDVEAQAVRRLLDVFAAPYSIITDGSGGGAKSTLYAAAEQCGVPAIATELGSGATLSRDGLTIAEDGLARVLREYGIAPDLEAKQAVPTQFVRFIREGAIFSPCQGLFEPFVTTGEKVSTGQAAGVVHRLDETPSDPVPLTFAAAGTVAYRRFPTLTATGDALFGLFDAQ